One stretch of Roseovarius mucosus DNA includes these proteins:
- a CDS encoding enoyl-CoA hydratase/isomerase family protein, with protein MTDVTYETVLSEIVDEGVRCITLNRPGSLNAMNRALIDDVARAFERANADAQTRAIIFTGAGKAFCAGDDRREHVHPTSEEEARDLVKAIQRATDAIVLGHKPVVGAINGWAVGGGFEWAINCDFPIWATSARGFFPEVSLNLFVTGGVSSLLPALVGLNKAREMLFFGDRYGAADLHAMGLAWKCVPDAELMDEAKATARRLADLPPLAVRAMKRVLNATAMTDLRRAMDHETEATIAGFMDPETTRRLRDF; from the coding sequence ATGACCGATGTGACCTATGAAACCGTCTTGAGCGAGATCGTGGACGAGGGCGTGCGCTGTATCACGCTGAACCGGCCCGGCAGTCTGAATGCCATGAACCGCGCCCTGATCGACGATGTGGCGCGGGCGTTCGAGCGGGCGAATGCAGATGCACAAACCCGCGCGATCATTTTTACTGGGGCGGGTAAGGCGTTTTGCGCAGGCGACGACCGGCGCGAGCATGTGCATCCCACCTCCGAGGAAGAGGCGCGTGATCTGGTGAAGGCGATCCAGCGTGCGACCGATGCCATCGTTCTGGGACACAAACCCGTGGTGGGCGCAATCAATGGATGGGCGGTGGGCGGCGGCTTTGAGTGGGCGATCAATTGCGACTTCCCGATTTGGGCCACATCGGCGCGGGGGTTCTTTCCAGAGGTGTCACTGAACCTCTTTGTCACCGGCGGGGTCAGTAGCCTGTTGCCTGCGCTTGTGGGGCTCAACAAAGCGCGCGAGATGCTGTTTTTTGGCGACCGTTACGGGGCGGCGGACCTGCACGCGATGGGGCTGGCGTGGAAATGCGTGCCCGACGCAGAACTGATGGACGAAGCCAAGGCAACTGCCCGCCGGTTGGCCGATCTGCCCCCCTTGGCTGTGCGTGCGATGAAGCGGGTTCTGAACGCCACTGCGATGACTGACCTGCGCCGCGCCATGGACCACGAGACCGAGGCCACGATTGCTGGGTTCATGGATCCGGAAACCACTCGGAGGCTGCGTGATTTCTAG
- a CDS encoding phenylacetate--CoA ligase family protein — MSLLDQAEFASPDRLRAHQAAAWAVQSAYVAAQSEFYRDLWQGRTPPADLRDLAELPLSDKAQLRISQAEHQPFGTYMAASRREAVRLHRTSGTTGQAMNLALSARDCAVTEAVGGRCQSASGLTPDDTVVHCLNYQMWMGGLTDHMTLQATGAMVVPFGVGSTELLVRTIQEVGITAISCTPSYPSVLERVIADKFPGLKPRDLGLRLGLFGGEAGLDDPAFRARLRDVWGMEPRNANYGVSDVFCNFAAQCEHDTRLHYMAADVLYPELIDPETGASLPLEAGQTGELVLTHLARDCQPLVRFRSGDIITVDATDPCTCGRSGFRFRVVGRSDDMVVVRGLNLFPTMVAAVINEFAALSGDYRIILDSPPPYDALPVTVERAKGQPVTDGLAEEVATAIKTKLGATARVTVVPHGTFPLTEGKTKRVLRGNQ; from the coding sequence ATGAGCCTGCTTGACCAAGCCGAATTTGCCAGCCCTGACCGGCTGCGCGCGCATCAGGCCGCCGCTTGGGCGGTTCAAAGCGCCTATGTCGCGGCACAGTCGGAGTTTTACCGTGACCTATGGCAGGGGCGCACACCCCCTGCTGACCTGCGCGATCTGGCTGAATTGCCGCTGTCGGACAAGGCGCAATTGCGGATTTCGCAGGCGGAACATCAGCCGTTCGGCACCTATATGGCCGCCTCCCGGCGCGAGGCGGTGCGGTTGCACCGTACCTCTGGCACCACTGGGCAGGCGATGAATTTGGCCCTCTCAGCCCGCGATTGCGCGGTGACAGAGGCGGTGGGCGGGCGCTGTCAATCCGCCTCTGGCCTGACGCCCGACGATACCGTGGTGCATTGCCTGAACTATCAGATGTGGATGGGCGGGCTGACCGATCACATGACCTTGCAGGCGACGGGCGCGATGGTGGTGCCCTTTGGCGTTGGGTCCACAGAATTATTGGTACGCACCATTCAGGAGGTGGGGATCACCGCGATTTCCTGCACACCCTCTTATCCATCAGTGCTGGAACGGGTGATTGCAGACAAGTTTCCGGGATTGAAACCGCGCGATCTGGGCCTGCGTTTGGGGCTCTTTGGCGGCGAGGCGGGGCTGGATGATCCGGCGTTTCGCGCACGCCTGCGGGATGTCTGGGGCATGGAGCCGCGCAATGCCAATTACGGCGTCTCGGATGTGTTCTGCAATTTCGCAGCGCAATGCGAACACGACACGCGCCTGCATTACATGGCGGCCGATGTGCTCTATCCCGAGCTGATAGACCCTGAGACGGGCGCATCGCTGCCGCTTGAGGCGGGGCAGACCGGGGAATTGGTGCTGACCCATCTGGCGCGCGATTGTCAGCCGCTCGTGCGGTTTCGCAGCGGCGACATCATCACCGTGGATGCAACCGATCCCTGCACCTGCGGGCGCAGCGGATTCCGCTTTCGCGTGGTGGGGCGGTCAGATGATATGGTGGTGGTGCGCGGCCTCAATCTCTTTCCGACGATGGTTGCGGCAGTCATCAACGAGTTTGCGGCGCTCTCTGGCGACTACCGGATCATTCTCGATAGCCCACCGCCTTATGATGCCCTGCCGGTCACGGTGGAACGGGCCAAGGGGCAGCCTGTGACAGATGGGCTGGCCGAAGAGGTCGCCACCGCGATCAAGACCAAGCTGGGCGCCACGGCGCGGGTGACAGTGGTGCCGCATGGCACCTTTCCCCTGACCGAGGGCAAGACAAAGCGTGTGCTGAGAGGCAACCAATGA
- a CDS encoding TetR/AcrR family transcriptional regulator — MPARTDHTSYPAFLAVQVEGEAKGIRTAQALRIAACSLLERAALQDLTIGAICKEAGVANGTFYLYFPDQAHLLDDLLQGFAAFLQAGMIRASQSSPERSMRPATEAYARLFEANRGLMKCLIHHLDAFPAARAAFHRLNREWIDTVVAATRRRLAREGRGTLSEAELTRRAYALGGMTDQYFSSLYLSGEAGLVDVSADRAAVIATLTTIWERGLQP; from the coding sequence ATGCCCGCGCGCACCGATCACACCAGCTATCCCGCGTTTCTCGCTGTGCAGGTTGAGGGCGAGGCAAAGGGTATCCGCACTGCGCAGGCGCTGCGTATCGCAGCATGCTCTCTTTTGGAACGTGCGGCGCTTCAGGATCTGACCATCGGGGCCATCTGCAAAGAGGCGGGCGTCGCCAATGGCACCTTTTACCTCTACTTTCCCGATCAGGCGCATCTGCTCGACGATCTGCTGCAAGGCTTTGCCGCCTTTCTGCAAGCGGGCATGATCCGCGCCAGCCAGAGCAGCCCCGAGCGCAGCATGCGCCCCGCGACCGAGGCCTATGCCCGCCTATTCGAGGCCAATCGCGGGCTGATGAAATGCCTCATCCATCATCTTGATGCCTTTCCAGCGGCGCGTGCCGCGTTTCACCGGCTCAATCGGGAATGGATCGACACCGTTGTGGCCGCCACCCGCCGCAGGCTCGCCCGCGAGGGGCGGGGTACACTGAGCGAGGCCGAGTTGACCCGCCGGGCCTATGCCTTGGGTGGCATGACGGATCAGTATTTTTCCAGCCTCTATCTCTCGGGTGAGGCGGGGCTGGTCGATGTGTCTGCCGACCGGGCGGCGGTGATTGCCACGCTCACAACCATCTGGGAACGAGGATTGCAGCCATGA
- the uvrC gene encoding excinuclease ABC subunit UvrC — MTENAPESPPKPGHDVIRDYLRTLDASPGVYRMLDAQARVLYVGKARNLRARVSNYARPTGHTGRIARMISETASMMFLTTATETEALLLEQNLIKQLKPRYNVLLRDDKSFPNILVTGHEFPMIKKHRGAKREKGAYYGPFASAGAVNRTLAQLQRVFQLRNCTDAMFESRTRPCLQYQIKRCTAPCVGKIDRAEYATQVSDAERYLSGRSTEIQEKLAVQMAEAAEAMEYERAAALRDRIKAMTQVQTAQGINPRTVDEADVIALHLEQGQACVQVFFIRGGQNWGNQDFYPRVGVDVEEAEALEAFIGQFYDSKEPPRALLLSHPIENADLMQQALSDKLGRKVTLNVPLRGEKAELVDAAMRNARESLARKMAETATTGKLLRGLAEAFDLPGPPQRIEVYDNSHIQGTDAVGAMIVAGPEGMMKNHYRKFNIRGDDITPGDDFGMMKEVLTRRFKRLLKEDPDRSQGHWPDLLLIDGGAGQVSAVASIMREMGVEDIPMIGVAKGVDRDAGKEEFHRVGKHPMALRHNDPVLYFVQRLRDEAHRFAIGTHRAKRAKAVGATPLDEVPGIGAARKRALLAHFGSAKAVSRANLADLRAVEGVSDAMAQKLYDFFHERG; from the coding sequence ATGACCGAAAACGCCCCCGAATCCCCACCCAAACCCGGCCATGATGTCATCCGGGACTATCTGCGCACGCTAGACGCGTCGCCGGGGGTCTACCGGATGCTCGATGCGCAGGCGCGGGTGCTTTATGTGGGCAAAGCGCGCAATCTGCGCGCGCGTGTGTCGAACTATGCCCGCCCCACCGGCCATACCGGGCGCATCGCGCGGATGATTTCAGAAACCGCGTCGATGATGTTTCTCACAACCGCGACCGAGACCGAGGCGCTGCTTTTGGAGCAGAACCTCATCAAACAGTTGAAGCCGCGCTACAACGTGCTGTTGCGCGACGACAAGAGCTTTCCCAACATCCTTGTCACCGGGCATGAGTTTCCGATGATCAAGAAACATCGCGGTGCCAAGCGTGAAAAGGGGGCTTATTACGGACCTTTCGCCAGTGCCGGTGCTGTCAACCGAACGCTGGCGCAGTTGCAGCGCGTGTTTCAGTTGCGCAATTGCACGGATGCCATGTTCGAGAGCCGGACGCGCCCCTGCTTGCAATATCAGATCAAGCGCTGCACCGCGCCCTGTGTGGGCAAGATTGATCGGGCAGAGTATGCAACGCAGGTCAGCGATGCAGAGCGTTATCTGTCGGGCCGCTCGACCGAGATTCAGGAAAAGCTGGCCGTGCAGATGGCCGAGGCCGCCGAGGCGATGGAATACGAGCGTGCTGCTGCCCTGCGGGATCGTATCAAGGCGATGACGCAGGTGCAGACCGCCCAAGGTATCAACCCCCGCACCGTGGACGAGGCCGATGTGATCGCGTTGCATCTGGAACAGGGCCAAGCCTGCGTGCAGGTGTTCTTTATTCGCGGCGGGCAGAACTGGGGCAATCAGGATTTCTATCCCCGTGTCGGTGTGGATGTTGAAGAGGCCGAGGCGCTCGAGGCCTTTATCGGTCAGTTCTATGACAGCAAGGAACCACCGCGCGCCTTGCTCTTGTCGCATCCGATCGAGAATGCCGATCTGATGCAGCAGGCGCTAAGCGACAAGCTGGGGCGCAAGGTGACGCTGAACGTGCCCCTGCGGGGGGAAAAGGCCGAGTTGGTCGACGCCGCGATGCGCAATGCCCGCGAAAGCCTTGCACGTAAAATGGCCGAGACAGCCACAACGGGCAAATTGCTGCGCGGCTTGGCCGAGGCGTTTGATCTGCCCGGCCCGCCGCAGCGGATCGAGGTTTATGACAACAGTCATATTCAGGGCACCGATGCCGTGGGCGCGATGATTGTCGCAGGCCCTGAGGGCATGATGAAAAACCACTATCGCAAGTTCAATATCCGGGGCGATGACATCACGCCGGGCGACGACTTCGGGATGATGAAAGAGGTGCTGACCCGCCGCTTCAAGCGGTTGTTGAAAGAAGACCCTGATCGCAGCCAAGGGCATTGGCCTGACCTGTTGTTGATCGACGGTGGGGCGGGGCAAGTCAGCGCCGTGGCCAGTATCATGCGTGAGATGGGGGTTGAGGATATTCCGATGATCGGGGTCGCCAAAGGCGTGGATAGGGATGCCGGCAAGGAAGAGTTTCACCGCGTGGGCAAACATCCCATGGCGCTGCGCCATAACGATCCGGTGCTCTATTTCGTGCAGCGTCTGCGCGACGAGGCGCATCGTTTTGCCATCGGCACGCATCGCGCGAAACGCGCCAAGGCGGTGGGGGCCACGCCACTGGATGAGGTGCCGGGCATTGGGGCCGCCCGCAAACGTGCGCTGCTCGCGCATTTCGGCAGTGCCAAGGCGGTGAGCCGCGCCAACCTCGCTGACCTGCGTGCGGTCGAAGGGGTCTCAGACGCGATGGCCCAGAAGCTCTACGATTTTTTCCACGAACGCGGCTGA